A single region of the Wenzhouxiangella sp. XN24 genome encodes:
- the pseC gene encoding UDP-4-amino-4,6-dideoxy-N-acetyl-beta-L-altrosamine transaminase translates to MIPYGRQDITDADIDAVVAVLRSDWLTQGPMVPRFEAAVAGYTGAGHAVAVNSATSALHIACLALDLGPGDLLWTSPVTFVASANCALYCGADVDFVDIDPRSYNMSPVALEAKLQAAEQAGRLPKIVVPVHLCGQSCDMAAIRALADRYGFRIIEDASHAIGGRYRDAPVGDCRYSDITVFSFHPVKIITTAEGGMALSNDAELAARMEMLRSHGITRDAARMSRPPDGPWYYEQQALGLNYRLTDLQAALGLSQVHRLDDYVARRHALAARYDALLAGLPVTRPWQHPDSYSGLHLYVIRIEGGGDGERRRSVFEGLRTRGIGVNVHYIPVHLQPYYRALGFAPGDFPNAEAYYAEAISLPMYPTLSESEQDQVVAALREALAG, encoded by the coding sequence GTGATCCCCTACGGCCGCCAGGACATCACCGACGCCGACATCGACGCGGTCGTCGCGGTGCTGCGCTCCGACTGGCTGACCCAGGGCCCGATGGTGCCGCGTTTCGAAGCAGCCGTGGCCGGCTACACGGGTGCGGGACACGCGGTGGCGGTGAACAGCGCGACCAGCGCCCTGCATATCGCCTGTCTCGCACTCGACCTGGGGCCCGGCGACCTGCTCTGGACCAGCCCGGTCACTTTCGTGGCGTCGGCCAACTGTGCGCTGTACTGCGGAGCGGACGTGGATTTCGTCGATATCGATCCGCGCAGCTACAACATGAGCCCGGTCGCGCTCGAGGCGAAGTTGCAGGCCGCCGAGCAGGCGGGCCGCCTGCCGAAGATCGTCGTGCCGGTGCACCTGTGCGGCCAGTCCTGCGACATGGCGGCGATCCGTGCGCTGGCCGATCGCTACGGCTTTCGCATCATCGAGGACGCCTCGCACGCGATCGGCGGGCGCTACCGCGATGCGCCCGTCGGCGACTGCCGCTACAGCGACATCACCGTGTTCAGTTTCCACCCGGTGAAGATCATCACCACCGCCGAGGGCGGCATGGCGCTGAGCAACGACGCCGAGCTCGCGGCGCGCATGGAAATGCTGCGCAGCCACGGCATCACGCGTGACGCCGCCAGGATGTCTCGCCCCCCCGACGGGCCGTGGTACTACGAGCAGCAGGCGCTCGGTTTGAACTACCGCCTGACCGACCTGCAGGCGGCGCTCGGCCTCAGCCAGGTGCACAGGCTGGACGACTATGTCGCCCGGCGGCATGCGCTGGCGGCCCGCTACGATGCGTTGCTCGCAGGGCTGCCGGTGACGCGACCCTGGCAGCACCCGGACAGCTATTCGGGGCTCCATCTATACGTCATCCGGATCGAAGGCGGCGGCGATGGCGAGCGCCGGCGCAGCGTGTTCGAGGGACTGCGCACGCGGGGGATCGGCGTGAACGTCCACTACATCCCGGTCCATCTCCAGCCCTATTACCGCGCACTCGGCTTCGCCCCGGGCGACTTCCCGAACGCCGAAGCCTATTACGCCGAGGCCATCAGCCTGCCCATGTACCCGACGCTGAGCGAGTCGGAGCAGGACCAGGTGGTCGCCGCGTTGCGCGAGGCGCTGGCTGGATGA
- a CDS encoding GNAT family protein, protein MDIHLRPLAADDFDAELVGWYANDDGHLDFFTGSGRVFDRDTLVKDFELGRDTGRWFYYLIETAGAERVGTLKIGPIDVRNKTADLVALIGNRDFLGQGLATRAIALGNALAFERHDVRRLHSGIFATNVAAIKAYTRAGWFVEATMKGYYLRDGQPVDRVCVACLNPKYFPDS, encoded by the coding sequence GTGGACATCCATTTGCGACCCCTCGCAGCGGACGACTTCGATGCTGAGCTCGTCGGCTGGTACGCCAACGACGACGGGCATCTCGACTTCTTCACCGGCAGTGGCCGGGTCTTCGATCGTGACACCCTGGTGAAGGACTTCGAACTGGGGCGCGACACCGGGCGGTGGTTCTACTACCTTATCGAGACGGCGGGGGCCGAGCGCGTCGGCACCCTCAAGATCGGGCCGATCGATGTGCGCAACAAGACCGCGGACCTGGTGGCGTTGATCGGCAACCGCGATTTTCTCGGCCAGGGCCTGGCGACGCGGGCCATCGCGCTCGGCAATGCGCTGGCCTTCGAGCGACACGACGTGCGGCGGCTGCACAGCGGCATCTTCGCCACCAACGTCGCGGCGATCAAGGCTTACACGCGCGCCGGATGGTTCGTGGAGGCGACCATGAAGGGATACTACCTGCGCGACGGGCAACCCGTGGACCGCGTCTGCGTGGCCTGTCTCAACCCGAAGTATTTTCCGGACAGCTGA
- the pseF gene encoding pseudaminic acid cytidylyltransferase, with the protein MKLAVIPARGGSKRIPRKNIRAFCGKPIIAWSIEAALRSGCFDRVIVSTDDAGIAEVARAHGAEVPFIRPVALSDDHTPTVPVIAHAIRWCEAEADARAIEAACCIYATAPFCRAEDLRAGEEILMQESVDYAFPVVSYGFPIQRALRITTDGHVAMFQPEHAATRSQDLEPAYHDAGQWYWGKRAAWLSERPIFSPASRPLVLPAERVQDIDTPEDWARAELMFQVLARR; encoded by the coding sequence ATGAAGCTGGCCGTCATCCCGGCACGCGGCGGCAGCAAGCGCATCCCGCGCAAGAACATCCGGGCGTTCTGCGGCAAGCCGATCATCGCGTGGTCGATCGAGGCGGCGCTGCGCTCGGGATGCTTCGACCGGGTGATCGTGTCCACCGATGACGCCGGGATCGCGGAGGTCGCGCGGGCCCACGGGGCCGAGGTGCCGTTCATACGACCTGTGGCGTTGTCCGACGACCACACGCCGACCGTGCCGGTGATCGCGCATGCCATCCGGTGGTGCGAGGCCGAGGCCGATGCTCGCGCGATCGAGGCGGCGTGCTGCATCTACGCGACGGCGCCGTTCTGCCGGGCGGAGGATCTCCGCGCGGGCGAGGAGATCCTGATGCAGGAGAGCGTGGACTACGCTTTTCCGGTGGTGAGCTACGGGTTCCCGATCCAGCGCGCATTGCGTATCACCACCGACGGCCATGTCGCGATGTTCCAGCCCGAACATGCCGCCACGCGCTCGCAGGACCTCGAGCCCGCTTATCACGACGCGGGGCAGTGGTACTGGGGCAAGCGCGCGGCGTGGCTGTCGGAGCGGCCGATCTTTTCACCGGCGTCGCGTCCGCTCGTCCTCCCGGCGGAGCGCGTGCAGGACATCGATACGCCGGAGGACTGGGCGCGCGCCGAGCTCATGTTCCAGGTGCTGGCAAGACGATGA
- the pseI gene encoding pseudaminic acid synthase translates to MPSEFAIAGRAIGPDHAPYVIAEVSANHNGRLDAAMKMIEVASQSGADAVKLQTYRPDTITLDSDAEEFRIRGGLWDGRTLYELYEEAHTPWEWHAPLFEHARKLGITIFSSPFDTTAVDLLEDLDAPAYKIASFEAVDLPLIRYVAATGKPMIISTGMADAGEIGEAVETARSGGCRQLALLHCVSGYPAPAADYNLRTLADMSERFGVVIGLSDHTLDNATAIASVALGASIIEKHFTLDRQGGGPDDSFSLEPAELEALVRGAHTAWEALGQVDYGRKSSEQGNVQFRRSLYFVKNLAAGETITADAVRSVRPGYGLAPKFFEAVVGKRVIQDVASGEAVKWDAIEGASR, encoded by the coding sequence ATGCCCAGTGAATTCGCCATCGCGGGACGGGCCATCGGCCCGGATCATGCGCCGTACGTGATCGCGGAGGTTTCCGCCAATCACAACGGCCGGCTGGACGCGGCCATGAAGATGATCGAGGTGGCGAGCCAGTCCGGGGCCGACGCGGTGAAGCTGCAGACCTATCGGCCCGACACGATCACGCTCGACTCCGACGCCGAAGAGTTCCGTATTCGCGGCGGTCTGTGGGATGGGCGGACGCTCTACGAGTTGTACGAGGAGGCGCATACCCCCTGGGAGTGGCACGCGCCGCTGTTCGAGCATGCGCGCAAGCTCGGCATCACGATCTTCAGTTCGCCCTTCGACACGACGGCCGTCGACCTGCTCGAGGACCTGGATGCGCCGGCGTACAAGATCGCCTCTTTCGAGGCGGTGGACCTGCCCCTGATCCGCTACGTGGCGGCGACCGGCAAGCCCATGATCATCTCCACCGGGATGGCCGACGCCGGGGAAATCGGCGAGGCGGTCGAGACGGCACGCTCGGGCGGTTGCCGACAGCTGGCGCTCCTGCATTGCGTGAGCGGCTACCCGGCGCCTGCGGCCGACTACAACCTGCGCACCCTGGCGGACATGAGCGAGCGCTTCGGCGTCGTGATCGGCCTGTCCGACCATACGCTCGACAACGCCACGGCGATCGCCAGCGTGGCGCTCGGCGCCTCGATCATCGAGAAGCATTTCACGCTGGATCGCCAGGGCGGCGGGCCGGACGACAGCTTCTCGCTCGAGCCCGCCGAACTCGAGGCACTGGTCCGCGGTGCGCATACCGCATGGGAAGCGCTGGGGCAGGTGGATTATGGCCGCAAGTCCAGCGAGCAGGGGAACGTCCAGTTCCGCCGCTCCCTGTATTTCGTCAAGAACCTCGCGGCGGGCGAGACCATCACCGCGGATGCGGTACGCAGCGTGCGGCCGGGATACGGCCTGGCGCCGAAATTTTTCGAGGCCGTGGTGGGAAAGCGGGTCATCCAGGACGTGGCCAGCGGCGAAGCGGTGAAGTGGGACGCGATCGAAGGCGCGTCACGGTAG
- a CDS encoding tetratricopeptide repeat protein, whose amino-acid sequence MSNGITKDLMERRVPQYLAAYLAGSWILVEFFAFLEERFLLSPHLTNLVLLLLLLMLPSVALFTYFHGRRGPDRWQRVEKVFIPLNAVVTVGVLAALFAGRDLGAMTTTVTVEGPDGTPVERTVAKSEFRKGVVLFPFALVKEDADAQALGTGVLNVLAVDLVQDSFIDARTPATYRDKARNAGYEVTEVPRPLRRRITRELNIDHFLDGKFSYDGAIFRLSLLLHDAERGGVVAAHDYENEDLMALIDAAAIQLRKDLGLPARYIEETLDLPARDHATASIEALQAYGYGDLAVLEQDDFQAAREAMQRATDLDPTYAVAGFQLYRLNILIGDVAAATDAIRNVMDHVYRMPERFQFAVRAEWYAMQQDLPKAFAVYEMWAELYPQDLDAQLYSAQVRTFQGDREGALAAFEKALDLDPTRLDIIEHVGDLNEQLGKPDAARSAYEQMIEAQPGNETGLVRLARLENRVGNHDEARALFERASLMDPGNVGIINGLADLYADTGEFDAAEAAYERALAGAKTPQQRWEVLRALRSYHAYRGAYSRALDYQLQGEAAAAVFQPPLPQVQLQLMGLRTYVHAGQAETALERLEALSSQLQAPMDALAPIGRVAVHEAIGDAEALALALDDARAMLERTGLNSLQRDIVFGQGRLHEIRGEWEAAIAAYEEERRLSPTDTEIPLQLGRVYRAKGDLEAAERHLRETLTAQPSNGRANYELALVHEARGRNAKAIEHLERAMDTWAPADEAYAYPARARQKLAELNNAR is encoded by the coding sequence ATGAGCAACGGCATCACGAAGGACTTGATGGAGCGGCGGGTGCCGCAGTACCTCGCGGCCTATCTCGCGGGGTCGTGGATCCTCGTCGAGTTCTTCGCGTTCCTCGAGGAGCGCTTCCTGCTGTCGCCGCACCTCACGAACTTGGTGCTGCTGCTCCTTCTGCTGATGCTCCCGAGCGTCGCGCTGTTCACCTATTTCCACGGCAGGCGAGGCCCGGACCGCTGGCAACGGGTCGAGAAAGTGTTCATCCCGCTGAACGCGGTGGTAACCGTTGGTGTGCTCGCCGCCCTGTTCGCGGGCCGCGACCTGGGCGCGATGACCACGACGGTGACGGTCGAGGGTCCGGACGGGACCCCAGTCGAGCGCACCGTGGCGAAGAGCGAGTTTCGCAAGGGCGTCGTGCTGTTCCCGTTCGCTCTCGTCAAGGAGGACGCGGACGCCCAGGCGCTTGGGACCGGCGTACTGAACGTCCTCGCCGTCGACCTGGTCCAGGACAGTTTCATCGACGCCCGGACCCCGGCGACGTACCGGGACAAGGCGCGCAACGCCGGCTACGAGGTCACGGAGGTACCCCGTCCCCTGAGACGCCGCATCACCCGCGAACTCAACATCGATCACTTCCTGGACGGCAAATTCTCTTACGATGGCGCCATTTTCCGGCTGTCTCTCCTGCTGCACGACGCCGAGCGCGGCGGCGTGGTCGCCGCGCATGACTATGAGAACGAGGACCTGATGGCGCTCATCGACGCAGCCGCCATACAGCTGCGCAAGGATCTCGGCCTGCCCGCCAGGTACATCGAGGAGACCCTCGACCTGCCTGCCCGTGATCACGCCACGGCTTCGATCGAGGCGTTGCAGGCCTATGGATATGGCGACCTCGCCGTGCTCGAGCAGGATGATTTCCAGGCGGCGCGCGAGGCAATGCAGCGTGCGACGGATCTCGACCCGACCTACGCCGTCGCGGGGTTCCAGCTCTACCGCCTGAACATCCTCATCGGGGACGTTGCTGCCGCCACCGATGCCATTCGCAACGTGATGGATCATGTCTATCGCATGCCGGAGCGCTTCCAGTTCGCCGTGCGCGCCGAGTGGTACGCCATGCAACAGGACCTGCCGAAAGCATTTGCCGTGTATGAAATGTGGGCCGAACTCTACCCGCAGGATCTCGATGCGCAGCTCTACAGTGCCCAGGTCCGGACCTTCCAGGGCGACCGGGAAGGGGCGCTGGCGGCCTTCGAGAAGGCACTCGACCTCGATCCCACGCGACTGGATATCATCGAGCATGTCGGGGACCTGAACGAACAGCTCGGCAAGCCGGACGCAGCGCGCTCGGCCTACGAGCAAATGATCGAGGCGCAACCGGGGAACGAGACGGGCCTGGTCCGCCTGGCCAGGCTGGAGAACCGCGTCGGCAACCATGACGAGGCACGTGCGCTTTTCGAACGCGCGTCGCTGATGGATCCCGGGAACGTGGGCATCATCAACGGTCTCGCCGATCTGTATGCCGATACGGGCGAGTTCGATGCGGCCGAGGCGGCCTACGAACGAGCGCTCGCCGGAGCGAAGACGCCGCAGCAGCGCTGGGAAGTGCTTCGCGCGTTGCGGAGCTACCACGCTTATCGAGGCGCCTACAGTCGCGCTCTCGACTACCAGTTGCAGGGAGAAGCCGCGGCAGCGGTCTTCCAGCCACCGCTGCCCCAGGTCCAGCTCCAGCTGATGGGATTGCGCACCTATGTTCATGCCGGCCAGGCCGAAACGGCACTGGAGCGGCTGGAGGCACTGAGCAGTCAGCTCCAGGCGCCCATGGACGCCCTGGCGCCGATCGGGCGGGTCGCCGTCCACGAGGCGATAGGGGATGCGGAGGCGCTGGCGCTTGCGCTGGACGATGCAAGGGCGATGCTGGAGCGCACGGGACTGAACTCGCTGCAGCGGGATATCGTGTTCGGGCAGGGCCGGCTGCACGAGATACGCGGCGAATGGGAGGCGGCAATCGCCGCCTACGAGGAGGAGCGCCGCCTGTCGCCGACGGATACCGAGATCCCTCTTCAGCTGGGCCGCGTCTATCGCGCCAAGGGAGACCTGGAAGCCGCCGAGCGGCACCTCCGGGAGACGCTCACGGCACAGCCATCGAACGGCCGGGCCAACTACGAGCTGGCCCTCGTCCACGAGGCACGCGGGCGCAATGCCAAGGCCATCGAGCACCTCGAGCGTGCCATGGACACCTGGGCGCCTGCGGACGAAGCTTACGCATATCCGGCCCGTGCCAGGCAGAAGCTGGCGGAGCTCAACAACGCGCGCTGA
- the mgtE gene encoding magnesium transporter, with the protein MQTTEQTEDVAEVLEEITPEQWQVIRAALEAEDAVALKEALAPVHPADIADLLEQVDTDQRSRFLRLYAAEFEGEILSEIDESIREEVIEVLPPEVLAEAVRELDSDDLVDILEDLEQPERDFILRSLEKKDRAAVQSAMAWPESSAGRLMQWETVTAPQDFNVGEMIDYLRSAEWLPDQFYHIILVDAEGKPTGYVTLGRVLASRRDVALVDIAEESFRTVKATEDEAEVAHLFNKYHLISMPVVDEAERLVGVITIDDAMNVLDEEHEEDILRLAGVSEESSLSDPIWDTTRGRFVWLFINLLTAIFASFVISMFEAEIDALVALAVLMPIVASMGGNAGTQSMTVAVRALATRELTGKNARRVLWREVVVGVLNGCAFGIIMSLVAGFWFGLPMLALVIAVAMMLTLAAAAFAGIVLPLALDRMGVDPALASGPFVTTVTDVVGFFAFLGLASLVLL; encoded by the coding sequence ATGCAGACCACGGAACAAACCGAGGACGTCGCCGAAGTCCTCGAGGAAATCACCCCTGAGCAGTGGCAGGTCATCCGCGCCGCCCTGGAGGCGGAGGATGCGGTCGCGCTGAAAGAGGCGCTCGCGCCGGTCCACCCGGCGGACATCGCCGACCTGCTCGAACAGGTCGACACGGACCAGCGCTCGAGGTTCCTCCGGCTCTATGCCGCCGAGTTCGAGGGCGAGATCCTCTCCGAGATCGACGAGTCGATCCGCGAAGAGGTCATCGAGGTCCTGCCGCCCGAGGTGCTCGCCGAAGCGGTGCGCGAGCTCGACTCCGACGATCTCGTCGACATCCTCGAGGATCTCGAGCAGCCCGAACGGGACTTCATCCTGCGTTCGCTGGAGAAGAAAGACCGCGCGGCCGTGCAGAGCGCCATGGCATGGCCCGAAAGCTCGGCCGGCCGCCTCATGCAATGGGAGACGGTCACGGCGCCGCAGGATTTCAACGTCGGCGAGATGATCGACTACCTGCGTTCCGCGGAGTGGCTGCCCGACCAGTTCTACCACATCATCCTGGTGGACGCGGAAGGCAAGCCGACCGGCTACGTGACGCTCGGCCGGGTGCTGGCTTCGCGGCGGGACGTCGCCCTGGTGGACATCGCGGAAGAGAGCTTTCGCACGGTCAAGGCGACCGAGGACGAGGCCGAGGTCGCGCACCTGTTCAACAAGTACCACCTGATCTCGATGCCTGTCGTCGACGAGGCGGAGCGTCTCGTCGGGGTCATCACCATCGATGACGCCATGAACGTGCTCGACGAGGAGCACGAGGAAGATATCCTGCGCCTGGCCGGCGTGAGCGAGGAGAGTTCGCTCAGCGACCCGATCTGGGACACGACGCGCGGGCGCTTCGTCTGGCTGTTCATCAACCTGCTGACCGCCATCTTCGCCTCCTTCGTGATCTCGATGTTCGAGGCCGAGATCGACGCCCTGGTGGCGCTGGCCGTGCTGATGCCGATCGTGGCCTCGATGGGCGGGAACGCCGGGACTCAGTCCATGACCGTGGCGGTGCGCGCCCTGGCCACGCGCGAACTCACCGGGAAGAATGCCCGGCGGGTGCTGTGGCGCGAGGTCGTCGTGGGCGTGCTGAACGGCTGCGCCTTCGGCATCATCATGTCGCTCGTCGCCGGGTTCTGGTTCGGCCTGCCGATGCTCGCGCTGGTCATCGCCGTGGCAATGATGCTGACCCTTGCGGCTGCGGCCTTCGCCGGGATCGTGCTGCCGCTGGCGCTCGACAGGATGGGCGTCGACCCGGCACTGGCCTCCGGTCCCTTCGTCACGACGGTCACCGACGTGGTGGGCTTTTTCGCCTTCCTGGGACTCGCCTCACTGGTGCTGTTGTAA
- a CDS encoding fused MFS/spermidine synthase — MVWTLSNRLLFAAIFISGFSALIYQLIWVRLLGLVFGVSSFAVATVVAVFLLGLGLGGYVFGRWSERTRDPLRIYLYVELGIAATSLLSYLVIETLPVYRYLYEYAYNNLGFYGLSIARLALSLIVLLPPVFLIGGTMPLIAKYFLRSPENLGSGFSKLYYVNTLGACAGVLLTGFFFVKYFGVIATLMIAIGGNILVALIVATSKTKTARPEPATKEHAPYSYMLFFLFLTGFITLSYEMLWVRILSTYGLSTSQAFALILTGFLLGFSVGSWIVARKVDQRQDLETWFSAVSIVTALSGALVLVLFRQFESITVLLTDWMPLSYLSLSLALAFVVSFIPAVFMGILFPLGVRIYVHDVDRIGAKAGNTFLSNTVGCVLGSLLTGFVLIPFFGMWNTTLILVNLSLLIAVVLLVRGAGRAPLQWSALVVVAVVANLLVFSDSKTFHAQLKGPDLRTAAQGFEVIYYAEGVSGTVTAIERGNYRGLFVDGQNVSGTDPVLLADSKMLAHIPLLLAEEPEVALTVGYGTGTTSGSMLLHGVEVHAVEIEKKIMEAAPLFSDVNYDSFADPDINIVLDDARNYIAMTDEEFDVIVTDVTNLKYKRNPYLYTQEYFELMRDALTDDGVAAAWLPVGGLSFDDLRTLIATFDRVFPHTTTWYFTQFPTHFIILVGTPEPVVVNLAELKQKMTQVEGDLRSLDVDNVYELASMLLLGENDVDALVARQPLHTDNRPILEYSDMDLYMATDVAPNLGKLLEFQEEDLLEYFIGTESQLEVLEEHFEEYTGHYENYVRMYERQLRE; from the coding sequence ATGGTCTGGACCCTGAGCAACAGGCTGCTTTTCGCCGCCATCTTCATCTCGGGCTTCTCGGCCCTCATCTACCAGTTGATCTGGGTCCGCCTGCTGGGCCTGGTCTTCGGCGTCAGCAGCTTCGCCGTCGCCACCGTGGTCGCCGTGTTCCTGCTGGGCCTCGGACTCGGCGGTTACGTGTTCGGGCGCTGGTCGGAACGCACCCGCGATCCGCTGCGGATCTACCTCTACGTGGAGCTTGGGATTGCTGCGACTTCGCTGCTCTCCTACCTGGTCATCGAGACGCTGCCCGTCTACCGCTACCTCTACGAATACGCATACAACAACCTCGGATTCTACGGGCTTTCGATCGCGCGCCTGGCCCTGTCGTTGATCGTGCTGCTGCCGCCCGTCTTTCTCATCGGCGGCACCATGCCGCTGATCGCAAAGTACTTCCTGCGCTCGCCCGAGAACCTCGGCTCCGGTTTCAGCAAGCTCTACTACGTCAACACGCTCGGCGCCTGCGCCGGCGTGCTTCTGACCGGCTTCTTCTTCGTGAAGTACTTCGGCGTCATCGCGACGCTGATGATCGCGATCGGGGGGAATATCCTCGTCGCGCTCATCGTCGCCACGAGCAAGACGAAGACCGCCCGGCCCGAGCCGGCGACCAAGGAGCATGCGCCCTATTCCTACATGCTGTTCTTCCTGTTTCTCACCGGCTTCATCACCCTGAGCTACGAGATGCTGTGGGTGCGCATCCTCTCCACCTACGGCCTGTCCACCTCCCAGGCCTTCGCCCTGATCCTCACGGGCTTCCTGCTGGGCTTCTCGGTCGGCTCGTGGATCGTGGCGCGCAAGGTGGACCAGCGACAGGACCTCGAGACGTGGTTCAGCGCCGTCTCCATCGTCACCGCGCTCAGCGGCGCGCTCGTGCTCGTGCTGTTCCGCCAGTTCGAGAGCATCACGGTCCTGCTCACAGACTGGATGCCGCTGAGTTACCTCTCGCTCAGCCTCGCGCTGGCGTTCGTCGTCTCGTTCATCCCGGCGGTCTTCATGGGCATCCTGTTCCCGCTGGGGGTCCGCATTTACGTGCACGACGTGGACCGGATCGGCGCCAAGGCAGGCAACACCTTCCTCTCCAACACGGTCGGCTGCGTGCTGGGCAGCCTGCTCACCGGCTTCGTGCTGATCCCGTTCTTCGGCATGTGGAACACCACGCTGATCCTCGTGAACCTGAGCCTGCTGATCGCGGTCGTGCTGCTTGTCAGGGGCGCGGGCCGTGCTCCGCTGCAGTGGAGCGCACTCGTGGTCGTCGCGGTGGTCGCCAACCTGCTGGTGTTTTCCGACAGCAAGACCTTCCATGCCCAGCTGAAAGGACCCGACCTTCGGACCGCCGCGCAGGGCTTCGAAGTGATCTACTACGCGGAAGGCGTCTCCGGCACCGTCACGGCCATCGAGCGGGGCAACTACCGCGGGCTGTTCGTGGACGGCCAGAACGTGTCCGGCACGGATCCGGTGCTGCTCGCCGATTCGAAGATGCTGGCCCACATACCGCTGTTACTGGCCGAGGAACCGGAAGTCGCGCTGACCGTGGGCTACGGCACGGGCACCACCTCGGGGAGCATGCTGCTCCACGGGGTGGAGGTCCACGCCGTCGAGATCGAGAAGAAGATCATGGAGGCCGCGCCGCTGTTCAGCGACGTCAACTACGACTCGTTCGCTGATCCAGATATCAACATCGTGCTCGACGACGCGCGCAACTACATCGCCATGACGGACGAGGAATTCGACGTGATCGTCACGGACGTGACGAACCTGAAATACAAGCGCAACCCGTATCTCTACACGCAGGAATACTTCGAACTCATGCGCGACGCGCTCACGGACGACGGCGTCGCCGCAGCATGGCTGCCGGTCGGCGGCTTGTCCTTCGACGATCTGCGCACGCTGATCGCAACCTTCGACCGCGTCTTTCCGCACACGACGACCTGGTATTTCACCCAGTTCCCGACCCACTTCATCATTCTCGTGGGCACGCCGGAACCGGTGGTGGTGAACCTGGCCGAGCTCAAGCAAAAGATGACCCAGGTCGAGGGGGATCTGCGCAGCCTCGACGTCGACAATGTCTATGAGCTGGCCAGCATGCTGCTGTTGGGAGAGAACGACGTCGATGCGCTGGTCGCAAGGCAGCCGCTACACACCGACAACCGCCCAATCCTCGAGTACTCCGACATGGACCTCTACATGGCCACGGACGTCGCGCCGAACCTGGGGAAACTCCTGGAGTTCCAGGAAGAGGACCTGCTCGAGTATTTCATCGGCACGGAAAGCCAACTTGAGGTGCTGGAGGAGCACTTCGAGGAGTACACCGGGCATTACGAGAACTACGTGCGTATGTACGAGCGCCAGCTCCGGGAATAA
- the pseG gene encoding UDP-2,4-diacetamido-2,4,6-trideoxy-beta-L-altropyranose hydrolase: MSPGSTPRIVFRADASLEIGTGHVMRCLTLADVLRERGASCEFVCRALPGDRIEEIRRRGFDVRAGDEPRAAGSPRADWLVVDHYGLDRDWEQSLRSAADRIMVIDDLADRPHDCDLLLDQNLGSTPGDYDRLVPLGCELLCGPKFALLRPEFAALRADGLEQRRARRAGSPVTRVLVSMGGVDRDNATGRVLEVLGAATLRGEVEVTVVMGGAAPWIGQVRAQAEVLPFPVEVAVDVGDMAVRMAASDFSIGAAGSTSWERCCMGLPSALVVLADNQVKLCRELVGAGAAFALGGPEEVAATLPPVLGTIWTEPQRLADMSAAAAAICDGLGTRRVADRLLATHGGRDAPGSGTWRRD, translated from the coding sequence ATGAGCCCGGGCTCGACGCCCCGCATCGTGTTCCGCGCCGACGCCTCGCTGGAGATCGGCACCGGGCACGTGATGCGTTGCCTGACGCTTGCGGACGTGTTGCGCGAGCGGGGCGCCAGCTGCGAATTCGTGTGCCGGGCGCTGCCGGGCGACCGGATAGAGGAGATTCGCCGGCGCGGGTTCGACGTCCGGGCGGGAGACGAACCCCGTGCGGCCGGCAGCCCGCGGGCGGACTGGCTGGTGGTCGATCACTACGGCCTCGATCGAGACTGGGAACAATCGCTGCGCTCCGCCGCGGACCGGATCATGGTCATCGACGACCTTGCGGACCGGCCCCACGATTGCGACCTGCTCCTCGACCAGAATCTCGGCAGCACGCCGGGAGACTACGACAGGCTCGTGCCGCTGGGCTGCGAGCTGTTGTGCGGGCCGAAGTTCGCCTTGTTGCGCCCGGAATTCGCCGCGCTTCGGGCGGACGGCCTCGAGCAACGCCGGGCGCGCCGCGCCGGGTCCCCTGTCACGCGCGTGCTCGTGAGCATGGGTGGCGTGGACAGGGACAATGCGACCGGGCGGGTGCTGGAGGTGCTCGGCGCCGCCACGCTTCGGGGCGAAGTCGAGGTGACCGTCGTGATGGGCGGGGCGGCGCCCTGGATCGGGCAGGTGCGAGCGCAGGCCGAAGTGCTGCCGTTTCCGGTCGAGGTCGCCGTGGACGTGGGAGACATGGCGGTGCGCATGGCGGCGAGCGATTTCAGCATCGGCGCAGCCGGCAGCACCTCGTGGGAACGTTGCTGCATGGGCTTGCCGAGCGCGCTGGTGGTGCTCGCGGACAACCAGGTGAAACTGTGCCGCGAACTGGTCGGCGCGGGCGCCGCCTTCGCCCTGGGTGGCCCGGAAGAAGTCGCCGCGACGCTCCCTCCGGTGCTTGGTACGATTTGGACTGAACCGCAGCGCCTCGCCGATATGTCGGCGGCGGCCGCAGCGATCTGCGACGGGCTTGGCACCCGGCGGGTGGCGGACCGGCTGCTGGCGACGCACGGCGGGCGCGACGCCCCGGGATCCGGCACCTGGAGAAGAGATTGA